TCTTCAAATCGAAGGTGTTCTTCTCACCATGTTTGATCGACGACTGAACCTTTCGCGCGAAGTTCAATCGCAGGTGCGCGACCACTTTGAAAGCAAAGTATATAATACTGTGATATCAAGGAACGTTCGTTTGTCGGAGGCGCCATCGTTTGGCAAGCCGATTATTCTATACGACATTCTATCCACCGGAGCCGAGAATTATATGGCTCTCACAAGAGAGGTGGTGGGACAATGAAGAAGGTAGTACTTGGAAGAGGGCTTGATGCGCTCATTCCGACCGAGTCAACAAAGCAAGTTGACGACCGCAAATTCAAAACAGTAGTTCTTGATCGGATCGCACCGAACCCGATGCAACCCCGTCGCGATTTTGATGACGAGGCGTTGCAGCAATTGGCTGCTTCGCTGACCCGCGATGGTGTCATGCAACCCCTGGTAGTTGTACAAAATGGGTCCACGTTTACTATTATCGCTGGAGAACGTAGATTCCGGGCAGCTCGTCTGGCCGGACTCAATGAAGTACCGGTTGTAGTAATGAAGGACATCGACGAGGGACGCATGCTCGAACTCGCTTTGATCGAGAACCTGCAGCGTGAAGATCTGAACGCTATCGAGGCGGCTGAGGCGTATCGTTCGTTGATGGAGAAGTGTAACCATACCCAGAGCGAACTTGCCTCTCATGTCGGCAAGAGCCGGACCGCTGTGGCTAACGCTATACGATTATTGTTACTCCCGGAATCTATCAAACAGTTGGTACGTGCCGGGCGTCTCAGCGAAGGTCACGCCCGGACAATGCTTGCTCTTGATAACGAAGTGGAGATGCTGCATCTTGCCCGTCGCATTGAAGAAGAATCAATGTCGGTACGTGATGTCGAACGACACACAACCAGGGTTCGACGCCGACCGGCCACGCGACGACGGGTGCCTGCTATCGCAGAGATGGAGTCATACCTGAAGCAGTTGATGGGAACTTCGGTGCGAATTGTTACCGGGCGAAAGAAGGGGCGGATTGAGATTGAGTATTATGGCACCGATGATCTCAACCGCCTGTTAGAGATGTTCCAGAAACTTGGATAGTAGACAATGGGAGAACCGAAGTATGTGACAATTATGTTCGTGCCTGATGGCGCCCAACCGCGAAGAGGTCTTCGTGTGCGGCAATGGCTGGTGCGTTTGGCAGGTTCGGTACTTGTTCTGGTAATCCTGGGCATGATTGTCTTCTTTTCTACCTATTCCGGGATCATAGGGCGAGCAGCGATGA
This sequence is a window from Candidatus Zixiibacteriota bacterium. Protein-coding genes within it:
- a CDS encoding ParB/RepB/Spo0J family partition protein, whose translation is MKKVVLGRGLDALIPTESTKQVDDRKFKTVVLDRIAPNPMQPRRDFDDEALQQLAASLTRDGVMQPLVVVQNGSTFTIIAGERRFRAARLAGLNEVPVVVMKDIDEGRMLELALIENLQREDLNAIEAAEAYRSLMEKCNHTQSELASHVGKSRTAVANAIRLLLLPESIKQLVRAGRLSEGHARTMLALDNEVEMLHLARRIEEESMSVRDVERHTTRVRRRPATRRRVPAIAEMESYLKQLMGTSVRIVTGRKKGRIEIEYYGTDDLNRLLEMFQKLG